A single window of Nicotiana sylvestris chromosome 5, ASM39365v2, whole genome shotgun sequence DNA harbors:
- the LOC104210659 gene encoding 5-epi-aristolochene synthase-like has protein sequence MNQKTAENWLRFSHHYIYTSLFSSIYNKNINYEEEIVRPVADFSPSLWGDQFLSFSIDNEVAEKYAQEIEPLKEQTRSMLLTTGRKLADTLNLIDIIERLGISYHFEKEIDEILDQIYNQNSNCNDLCTSALQFRLLRQHGFNISPEIFSKFQDENGKFKESLASDVLGLLNLYEASHVRTHADDILEDALAFSTIHLESAAPHLISPLREQVTHALEQCLHKGVPRVETRFFISSIYEKEQSKNTVLLRFSKLDYNMLQMLHKQELAEVSRWWKDLDFVTTLPYARDRVVECYFWALGVYFEPQYSQARVMLVKTISMISIVDDTFDAYGTVKELEAYTDAIQRWDINEIDRLPDYMKISYKAILDLYKDYEKELSSAGRSHIVCHAIERMKEVVRNYNVESTWFIEGYMPPVSEYLSNALATTTYYYLATTSYLGIKSATEHDFEWLSKNPKILEASVIICRVIDDTATYEVEKSRGQIATGIECCMRDYGVATKEAMDKFQKMAEKAWKDLNEGLLRPTPVSVEFLTPILNLARIVEVTYIHNLDGYTHPEKVLKPHIIALLVDSIEI, from the exons ATGAATCAAAAGACTGCTG agaATTGGCTGCGCTTTTCTCACCACTATATATATACTTCTCTCTTTTCTTCCATTtacaataaaaatattaattatgaAGAAGAGATTGTTCGTCCCGTGGCCGACTTCTCCCCTAGTCTCTGGGGTGATCAGTTCCTTTCATTCTCCATTGACAATGAG GTTGCTGAAAAGTATGCTCAAGAGATTGAACCATTGAAGGAACAGACAAGGAGTATGTTGTTAACAACCGGAAGAAAATTGGCTGACACATTGAACTTGATTGACATTATTGAACGCCTTGGCATATCCTACCACTTTGAGAAAGAAATTGATGAGATTTTGGATCAAATTTATAACCAAAACTCAAACTGCAATGATTTGTGCACTTCTGCACTTCAATTTCGATTGCTCAGGCAACATGGTTTCAACATCTCTCCGG AAATTTTCAGCAAATTCCAAGATGAAAATGGCAAATTCAAGGAGTCTCTTGCTAGTGATGTCTTAGGATTATTAAACTTGTATGAAGCTTCACATGTAAGGACTCATGCTGACGATATCTTAGAAGACGCACTTGCTTTCTCCACTATCCATCTTGAATCTGCAGCTCCACATTTGATATCTCCACTTAGGGAGCAAGTGACACATGCCCTTGAGCAATGTTTGCACAAGGGCGTTCCTAGAGTCGAGACCCGATTCTTCATCTCATCAATCTATGAGAAGGAACAATCGAAAAATACTGTGTTACTTCGATTTTCCAAATTGGATTACAACATGCTCCAGATGTTGCACAAACAAGAACTTGCTGAAGTATCAAG GTGGTGGAAAGATTTGGATTTCGTAACAACACTTCCATATGCTAGGGATCGAGTAGTTGAATGCTACTTTTGGGCATTAGGAGTTTATTTTGAGCCTCAATACTCTCAAGCTCGCGTCATGCTCGTTAAGACCATATCAATGATTTCCATTGTCGATGACACCTTTGATGCTTATGGTACAGTTAAAGAACTTGAGGCATACACAGATGCCATACAAAG ATGGGATATCAACGAAATTGATCGGCTTCCTGATTACATGAAAATCAGTTATAAAGCTATTCTAGATCTTTACAAGGATTATGAAAAGGAATTGTCTAGTGCTGGAAGATCTCATATTGTCTGCCATGCAATAGAAAGA ATGAAAGAAGTAGTAAGAAATTATAATGTCGAGTCAACATGGTTTATTGAAGGATATATGCCACCTGTTTCTGAATATCTAAGCAATGCACTGGCAACTACAACATATTACTACCTTGCGACAACATCATATTTGGGTATAAAGTCTGCTACTGAGCATGATTTTGAGTGGTTGTCAAAGAACCCTAAAATCCTTGAAGCTAGTGTGATAATATGCCGAGTTATTGATGACACAGCCACATACGAG GTTGAGAAAAGCAGGGGGCAAATTGCAACAGGAATTGAGTGTTGCATGAGAGACTATGGTGTAGCAACAAAAGAGGCAATGGATAAATTCCAGAAAATGGCTGAGAAAGCATGGAAGGATCTTAATGAAGGACTTCTTAGGCCAACTCCTGTATCTGTAGAGTTTTTAACTCCTATTCTCAATCTTGCTCGTATAGTTGAGGTTACATATATACACAATCTAGATGGATATACTCATCCGGAGAAAGTCTTAAAACCTCACATTATCGCCCTACTTGTGGACTCCATCGAAATTTGA